In Chthoniobacterales bacterium, one DNA window encodes the following:
- a CDS encoding dihydrofolate reductase, which produces MIAPNLSAIVAMSRNRVIGANGTIPWHLPEDLRWFKERTMGAALLMGRKTYDSIGRPLPGRRTFVVSRTAEIAGVEMIPDLAAFDPATIDTPVYIVGGSEIYAQMLPRCASLYVTQLPTEAEGDTFMPPFEHDFPQVSIIRETEKFQILHYSR; this is translated from the coding sequence GTGATCGCGCCCAACCTCTCCGCCATCGTCGCCATGTCGCGCAACCGCGTCATCGGTGCCAACGGCACCATCCCCTGGCATCTGCCCGAAGACCTGCGCTGGTTCAAAGAACGCACCATGGGCGCCGCCCTCCTCATGGGCCGCAAAACCTACGACTCCATCGGACGCCCCCTGCCCGGCCGCCGCACCTTCGTCGTCTCCCGCACCGCCGAGATCGCCGGTGTGGAAATGATCCCCGACCTCGCCGCCTTCGATCCCGCCACCATCGACACCCCCGTTTACATCGTTGGCGGCAGCGAAATCTACGCGCAGATGCTCCCCCGCTGCGCCAGCCTCTACGTCACCCAACTCCCCACCGAAGCCGAGGGCGACACCTTCATGCCCCCCTTCGAGCACGATTTCCCCCAAGTCTCGATCATTCGGGAAACCGAGAAATTCCAGATCCTGCATTATTCACGGTAG
- a CDS encoding thymidylate synthase — protein sequence MKAYHDLLRLVLETGTPKEDRTGTGTLCVFGAQARFDLADGFPLLTTKKVHLRSIIHELLWFLQGSTNVRYLQENKVTIWDEWADANGDLGRVYGAQWRDWITADGRHIDQIANVVEQIRRNPDSRRLIVSAWNPGEVGQMALPPCHALFQFVVLEGKLHCQLYQRSADLFLGVPFNIASYALLLMMVAQVTDLEPGTFVHTFGDLHIYRNHLDQVHEQLSREPRSLPRMRLNSAVKDIFAFRYEDFTLENYDPHPAIKAPIAV from the coding sequence ATGAAGGCCTACCACGATTTACTCCGGCTCGTCCTTGAGACCGGCACGCCCAAGGAAGATCGCACCGGCACGGGCACCTTGTGCGTTTTCGGTGCCCAAGCCCGCTTCGACCTGGCGGATGGATTCCCGCTCCTGACCACGAAAAAAGTCCACCTGCGCTCGATCATTCACGAGTTGCTTTGGTTTCTCCAAGGCAGCACCAATGTCCGTTACTTGCAGGAAAACAAGGTCACGATCTGGGACGAATGGGCCGACGCAAACGGCGATCTCGGTCGCGTTTACGGAGCCCAATGGCGCGACTGGATCACCGCCGACGGACGCCACATCGACCAGATCGCCAACGTCGTCGAGCAAATCCGCCGCAACCCCGACAGCCGCCGCCTCATCGTTTCCGCATGGAATCCCGGCGAGGTCGGCCAGATGGCGCTCCCGCCGTGTCACGCGCTTTTTCAATTCGTCGTGCTCGAGGGCAAACTCCACTGCCAGCTCTACCAGCGCAGCGCGGATTTGTTTCTCGGCGTGCCCTTCAACATCGCGAGTTACGCCCTGCTCCTGATGATGGTCGCCCAAGTCACCGATCTGGAGCCCGGGACGTTCGTCCACACCTTCGGCGACTTGCATATTTATCGGAACCACCTCGACCAAGTCCACGAGCAGCTTTCCCGCGAGCCGCGTTCGCTGCCCAGAATGCGATTGAACTCCGCTGTAAAAGATATTTTCGCCTTTCGCTACGAGGATTTCACCTTGGAAAACTACGACCCGCATCCGGCGATCAAGGCGCCTATCGCCGTCTAA